In Hyphomicrobium denitrificans 1NES1, one DNA window encodes the following:
- a CDS encoding universal stress protein has translation MTTRILAVLAEAATAPACLDAAEAAARALQDATIEALHVIVDPHALIAPSEEISYQELRELYEGSAQERAANTHRAFERWQKSHPHPVPQIPLKWKEMVGAEQATLINEARDFDILVLARAKNVDGVDALHAAIYETGLPFILVPSEWRLLAGTTFGERIVVAWNGTQACRKAVSGASPWLREAKDIIVLTVEEDGTPIEFFSEIIAVDQAQIQIRHVRRDRSESLGSQLLHKVHAYGADLLVMGAYRHNQFIEWLVGNTTRQVLANMDIPLIGAH, from the coding sequence ATGACCACCCGTATTCTGGCGGTTCTCGCCGAGGCGGCGACCGCGCCTGCATGCCTTGATGCGGCAGAAGCTGCCGCTCGAGCACTGCAAGATGCTACAATAGAAGCACTTCACGTGATCGTAGATCCGCACGCTCTAATCGCCCCAAGCGAGGAGATTTCGTACCAAGAGCTTCGAGAACTTTATGAAGGATCAGCTCAAGAACGAGCCGCGAACACTCATCGCGCTTTCGAACGTTGGCAGAAATCCCACCCACATCCAGTCCCCCAAATACCGTTGAAGTGGAAAGAAATGGTCGGCGCCGAACAAGCGACGCTGATCAATGAAGCAAGAGACTTCGACATCCTGGTCCTAGCGCGCGCAAAGAATGTCGACGGCGTCGACGCGCTTCACGCCGCAATTTACGAAACGGGACTTCCATTTATCCTCGTCCCGTCCGAATGGAGACTTCTTGCTGGAACTACATTCGGCGAGCGCATCGTCGTTGCCTGGAACGGCACCCAAGCCTGCCGTAAGGCAGTATCAGGCGCTTCGCCATGGCTTCGGGAGGCTAAAGATATCATTGTCCTAACCGTCGAGGAGGATGGGACACCTATTGAGTTTTTCTCCGAGATAATTGCGGTTGATCAGGCACAAATTCAAATCAGACACGTGAGACGCGACCGAAGCGAATCGTTGGGAAGCCAACTTCTACACAAAGTGCACGCATACGGAGCAGATTTGCTGGTCATGGGAGCTTACCGGCACAACCAATTCATAGAGTGGTTGGTAGGCAATACGACCAGGCAAGTTCTCGCGAACATGGATATACCGCTCATTGGAGCCCACTGA
- a CDS encoding PLP-dependent aminotransferase family protein, which translates to MAKQFQLKIDRSAKMPLTEQIRNGIGAAIESGVLAPGVRLPSWQDLASQLGVARGTVRTAYEKLSAAQLIVASWATGTQVAERPRAVIRKEQPPDTGSFMEMYLQMIQGPAMFQMGVPAADIFPATLFARIRAHAVRAEAGAAPIYPDPRGEPALRWEIAAYLAIARGIECSPSQVIITGGYSSGLGLALRGLGLEGQKAWSEDPGFPFARRGLELARLRVAPIPVDANGIEVDYGLRHFPDAKLVVVTPGQQAPLGVTLSLERRLRLLEWAALESVWVIEDDYLSELQLEGRAAPALASLDRGERVIHIGSFSKTISPALRLGFLVAPVSLMSRFAEVAACLAPPPGPSVQLATAEFMREGHYLRYLRRAKRAYSTQRDALLERLQLKVEALSITTAGLAALLRLPDGAPDTSIAKNALTFGMAPAPLSVWYVQPASARSGLLLGIGTAPKTHLDRWCDRLSDIIERFK; encoded by the coding sequence ATGGCCAAGCAGTTCCAATTGAAAATAGACCGCTCCGCGAAGATGCCACTAACCGAGCAGATCCGAAACGGTATCGGCGCGGCGATTGAGAGCGGCGTGCTCGCCCCGGGTGTGCGTCTGCCATCTTGGCAAGACCTCGCGTCGCAACTCGGGGTCGCGCGTGGGACCGTGCGCACAGCCTACGAAAAGTTGTCCGCGGCGCAGCTCATTGTCGCGTCGTGGGCGACCGGAACCCAGGTTGCGGAGCGGCCTCGCGCAGTCATCCGGAAGGAACAGCCGCCCGACACCGGCTCGTTCATGGAAATGTACCTGCAGATGATCCAGGGGCCGGCCATGTTCCAGATGGGGGTTCCCGCAGCAGACATATTTCCAGCCACGCTGTTCGCACGCATCCGCGCCCATGCCGTGCGCGCCGAAGCAGGCGCAGCACCGATCTATCCGGACCCTCGCGGTGAGCCTGCATTACGGTGGGAAATCGCAGCTTATCTTGCCATCGCGCGTGGCATCGAATGCTCTCCCTCGCAGGTCATCATCACCGGCGGGTACAGCAGCGGCCTCGGACTGGCGCTCCGTGGGCTCGGCCTCGAGGGTCAAAAAGCCTGGTCAGAGGATCCTGGCTTCCCGTTCGCTCGTCGCGGCCTGGAACTCGCAAGATTACGCGTAGCACCCATACCGGTCGACGCCAACGGTATCGAAGTCGACTATGGGCTGCGCCACTTCCCGGATGCAAAACTGGTTGTCGTGACTCCCGGACAGCAGGCGCCGCTCGGAGTTACTCTATCGCTCGAGCGGCGATTGCGTCTGCTTGAGTGGGCAGCTCTAGAAAGCGTTTGGGTGATTGAGGACGACTATCTAAGCGAGCTGCAGCTCGAGGGTCGGGCCGCGCCGGCGCTCGCCTCACTTGATCGCGGTGAGCGCGTCATCCACATCGGCTCCTTCAGCAAGACCATCAGTCCTGCATTGCGCCTCGGTTTCCTCGTGGCACCCGTCTCGCTCATGTCACGCTTCGCAGAGGTTGCTGCGTGCCTTGCGCCGCCACCCGGGCCGTCCGTGCAGCTTGCGACGGCCGAATTCATGCGCGAAGGCCACTATCTCCGCTATCTTCGGCGCGCCAAACGTGCCTACTCCACTCAGCGTGACGCACTGCTCGAGCGTCTTCAGCTGAAGGTCGAAGCTCTAAGCATTACAACAGCGGGTTTGGCAGCGCTGTTGAGATTGCCCGATGGTGCGCCCGACACCTCCATCGCCAAAAACGCCCTCACGTTTGGAATGGCGCCTGCCCCACTGTCTGTCTGGTATGTACAGCCGGCTTCCGCACGGTCGGGGCTTCTGCTCGGCATTGGTACCGCGCCAAAGACGCACCTGGATCGATGGTGCGACCGTCTTTCCGACATCATCGAGCGGTTCAAATGA
- a CDS encoding TonB-dependent receptor, which produces MSRGAHGQEEGTPLPEVVVQQKTHSHSATKTKKHQTRPVAIQATATSPQSARQQSFSGQPPAATEVAGIGSKGLAIPLTTTRLSGEAIQSQLPGTSDTAQLLTKAPGISIFSSGGLSGLPAINGLNDDRVKILLNGMVVTSACTNHMNPPLSYIDPSQVAIADVIAGVTPVSNGGDSLGGTVVVESMPPHFANIGDGVRTSGSLSAFYRSNGDGVSTAAHAEAATQNVSLGYSGAWTKANDYARGDDGPIVRSTLYEAQNHALTFAAKNGGDLFTFQGVYAEIPYQGYVNQRMDMVQNEAWLFNARYLTHFDWGTLDVRAFYHTTEHRMDMLADKSGRMPMDVDGTDLGYSIKTEIPLTTADVLRMGNEFHRETLNDWWPPVAGMAPMMGPDTFIDINHGTRERLGTFVEWEHQWAPAWSTLIGFRNDMVWMDTGDVKGYSAMYAADAAAFNARGHQRTDANFDVTALARYEPTANETYEIGYARKTRSPNLYERYAWSTGDMAADMIGWYGDANGYVGNLDLKPEVANTVSFTTGWHDRQRRLWDVKVTPYYTYVEDYIDADYLKTQGGMSMGGMGMVMPSSEFVTLRFANHDAQLYGVNVSGSVELWDSHEFGLFGLSALVGYVNGENLDSGDTLYHMMPLNAQLTLNHQLGNWSNAVQLTLVNAKTEINDLRNEPTTPGYALVDLRSSYQWENVRFDFGISNLLDKLYYPPLGGVDWADYNADGRVGLISPVPGQGRSFNAGVTVAF; this is translated from the coding sequence TTGAGCAGAGGAGCTCATGGGCAGGAAGAGGGAACTCCGCTGCCGGAGGTCGTCGTTCAGCAGAAGACGCACAGCCATTCTGCGACCAAGACCAAGAAACATCAGACCAGACCGGTCGCAATCCAAGCCACGGCCACCTCACCACAATCGGCACGGCAGCAATCGTTTTCGGGCCAGCCGCCTGCAGCTACCGAAGTTGCCGGGATTGGCTCGAAAGGCTTGGCCATTCCCCTCACTACAACTCGTCTTTCGGGAGAGGCAATCCAGTCTCAATTGCCGGGCACCAGCGACACCGCACAACTTCTCACGAAAGCGCCCGGCATCAGCATCTTTTCGTCCGGTGGACTCTCCGGCTTGCCGGCAATCAACGGGCTCAACGACGACCGCGTGAAGATCCTGCTCAACGGCATGGTCGTGACGTCGGCGTGCACAAACCACATGAACCCTCCATTGTCCTACATCGACCCCTCGCAGGTGGCCATCGCCGACGTCATTGCCGGCGTCACACCGGTCAGCAATGGCGGCGATAGTCTTGGCGGTACGGTCGTCGTTGAATCCATGCCGCCCCATTTTGCAAACATCGGCGACGGCGTCAGAACTTCGGGGAGCCTCTCAGCATTCTACCGGAGCAACGGTGATGGCGTCAGCACGGCGGCCCATGCGGAAGCCGCAACGCAAAACGTAAGCCTCGGCTATTCCGGCGCCTGGACGAAGGCAAACGACTATGCGCGCGGAGACGATGGTCCGATTGTCCGCTCCACGCTTTACGAGGCGCAAAACCACGCGCTCACCTTTGCCGCAAAAAATGGCGGTGACCTCTTCACGTTCCAGGGAGTTTATGCGGAGATCCCGTATCAGGGGTACGTCAACCAACGCATGGATATGGTGCAGAACGAAGCGTGGCTGTTCAACGCGCGCTATCTCACGCATTTCGATTGGGGAACGCTAGACGTCCGGGCATTCTATCATACGACCGAGCACCGCATGGACATGCTGGCCGACAAATCCGGCAGAATGCCGATGGACGTCGACGGAACGGATCTCGGCTATTCGATCAAAACGGAAATTCCGCTCACGACTGCGGACGTTCTGAGAATGGGAAACGAATTTCACCGCGAAACACTCAACGACTGGTGGCCGCCCGTTGCGGGGATGGCGCCGATGATGGGGCCGGATACCTTCATCGACATCAACCACGGAACGCGTGAACGTCTTGGCACATTCGTTGAGTGGGAACACCAATGGGCTCCCGCGTGGAGTACTCTTATCGGCTTTCGCAATGACATGGTCTGGATGGATACGGGCGACGTGAAAGGTTATAGCGCGATGTATGCCGCAGACGCCGCGGCCTTCAATGCGCGCGGCCATCAACGTACCGATGCGAACTTCGACGTGACGGCACTTGCACGCTACGAGCCGACTGCGAACGAGACCTATGAGATTGGCTACGCGCGAAAGACGCGCTCTCCCAATCTCTACGAGCGTTACGCCTGGAGCACGGGCGACATGGCCGCAGACATGATCGGCTGGTATGGCGACGCCAACGGCTATGTCGGAAATCTCGATTTGAAGCCGGAGGTCGCTAACACCGTGAGCTTCACCACGGGGTGGCATGACCGGCAACGGCGCCTGTGGGATGTGAAGGTCACGCCCTACTATACTTACGTCGAAGATTACATCGATGCGGACTACTTAAAGACCCAAGGGGGAATGAGCATGGGTGGCATGGGCATGGTGATGCCGTCATCGGAGTTCGTCACCCTGCGCTTCGCCAACCACGATGCGCAGCTCTATGGCGTGAACGTATCAGGTAGTGTCGAGCTCTGGGATAGCCACGAGTTCGGTCTGTTCGGACTCTCTGCGTTGGTCGGATACGTTAACGGCGAAAACCTCGATAGTGGCGACACGCTCTATCATATGATGCCGCTCAATGCGCAGCTGACCCTGAACCACCAGCTCGGCAACTGGTCGAATGCGGTGCAGTTGACGCTCGTTAATGCCAAGACGGAGATCAACGATCTCCGTAACGAACCGACGACGCCCGGTTATGCCTTGGTTGACCTGCGGTCCAGCTATCAGTGGGAGAACGTACGGTTCGACTTCGGTATCAGCAATCTACTCGATAAGCTCTATTACCCGCCGCTCGGCGGTGTGGACTGGGCTGACTACAATGCCGACGGACGGGTTGGACTTATCTCGCCCGTCCCCGGTCAAGGCCGATCCTTCAATGCCGGCGTAACAGTGGCTTTCTAA
- the dmeF gene encoding CDF family Co(II)/Ni(II) efflux transporter DmeF: MSGVHEQTAGPTGHSHVFLGENHERNERRTRLVIALTVTMMIGEIIAGAVFGSMALVADGWHMATHAVAMTIAALAYFYARRNADNPRFTFGTGKMGDLAGFASAIVLALIALLIAWESLARLRSPVPIYFQEAIAVAFLGLAVNIACAWLLKDDHEHHHDHGGHHHHHDHHEYAHDGHVHPKVAGTDNNLRAAYVHVLADALTSVLAIMALTLGGFYGWIWLDPAMGIVGALVIANWSWGLIRDAGGVLLDYVPVSQKLPNEIRAAVECDADNITDLHVWQLGPGHHGAIVAIASSEPKPPSHYRQKLAHLHKLSHVTIEIEKAGALPANLAG; encoded by the coding sequence ATGAGTGGCGTACATGAACAAACGGCCGGGCCGACCGGCCACTCCCACGTCTTCCTCGGCGAAAATCACGAACGCAACGAGCGTCGAACACGACTCGTGATTGCGTTGACCGTGACCATGATGATCGGAGAGATCATCGCTGGCGCCGTCTTCGGATCAATGGCACTCGTTGCTGACGGCTGGCACATGGCGACGCACGCCGTGGCGATGACAATCGCGGCGCTCGCGTACTTCTACGCACGCCGCAATGCGGATAACCCGCGCTTCACGTTCGGGACCGGAAAAATGGGCGACCTCGCCGGTTTCGCGAGCGCAATCGTCTTGGCATTGATCGCGCTGCTCATCGCTTGGGAAAGCCTAGCGCGGCTGCGAAGCCCTGTGCCAATCTACTTTCAAGAAGCCATTGCTGTCGCGTTCCTGGGACTTGCGGTGAACATCGCTTGCGCGTGGCTTCTTAAGGACGATCACGAACATCACCACGATCATGGCGGCCATCACCATCATCACGATCACCATGAGTACGCCCATGATGGTCACGTTCATCCGAAGGTCGCGGGCACCGACAACAATCTTCGTGCGGCATACGTCCATGTCCTGGCCGATGCGCTGACCTCGGTTCTGGCCATCATGGCGCTAACGCTGGGCGGCTTCTACGGTTGGATTTGGCTAGATCCCGCGATGGGCATTGTGGGCGCTCTCGTAATCGCAAATTGGTCTTGGGGATTGATCAGGGATGCGGGTGGGGTGCTGCTCGACTACGTCCCAGTCAGCCAAAAGTTACCCAATGAAATCCGCGCTGCCGTCGAATGCGATGCAGACAACATTACCGATCTGCACGTCTGGCAACTGGGGCCGGGTCACCACGGCGCCATTGTCGCGATCGCTTCCAGCGAGCCGAAGCCGCCGTCTCACTACCGGCAAAAGCTGGCGCATCTGCACAAGCTCTCGCACGTGACAATCGAAATCGAAAAGGCCGGCGCTTTGCCCGCGAACCTCGCGGGCTAG
- a CDS encoding DUF2946 family protein produces the protein MARKTRANRRTISAALTLLGVIFYASLLSNHLVSEFRQMLAAADSGSFSDDICHAGQSHSSKPVKDAPSCPFCKGLAAFQLAVTATAPIVRPIEVSGQRIRESESTLLAIRFIINARSRGPPPARTAIA, from the coding sequence GTGGCGCGAAAGACAAGAGCAAACCGCAGGACGATCTCGGCAGCACTCACGCTGCTGGGCGTAATATTCTACGCCTCCCTTCTATCGAACCACCTTGTTTCTGAATTCCGGCAAATGCTGGCTGCCGCGGATTCCGGCAGTTTTTCCGATGATATTTGCCATGCCGGACAATCGCACAGTTCCAAACCGGTCAAAGATGCTCCGAGCTGCCCCTTCTGCAAGGGTCTCGCGGCGTTCCAGCTCGCCGTAACTGCGACGGCACCGATCGTCCGGCCGATTGAAGTTTCTGGCCAACGTATCCGTGAGAGCGAAAGTACGCTGCTCGCCATTAGGTTCATTATCAACGCCCGCAGCCGCGGTCCCCCACCCGCGCGCACGGCGATCGCCTGA
- the crcB gene encoding fluoride efflux transporter CrcB, whose translation MRTLLIVFVGSGVGGAGRHFLNTWITRLSGSDFPFGILTINIVGSFAMGLVAGWWAFKSNAPQDLRLFLATGILGGFTTFSTFSLDAGVLIERGQHLSALGYALGSVVFSVLALMAAMALIRSL comes from the coding sequence ATGCGCACATTATTGATCGTGTTTGTAGGTTCCGGAGTGGGCGGCGCCGGCCGCCACTTTCTGAATACCTGGATAACTCGGCTGTCAGGCTCTGATTTTCCATTTGGTATTCTGACAATTAACATTGTCGGATCATTCGCTATGGGCCTTGTGGCAGGGTGGTGGGCTTTCAAAAGCAATGCTCCTCAGGACCTGAGATTGTTTCTCGCCACAGGGATCCTCGGAGGCTTCACGACATTCTCAACTTTTTCGTTGGATGCAGGTGTGCTCATAGAGCGAGGCCAGCACCTTTCCGCTCTTGGCTATGCTCTCGGGTCGGTGGTATTTTCCGTACTAGCGCTAATGGCTGCGATGGCGCTGATCCGCTCTTTGTGA
- a CDS encoding MFS transporter: MSNQAGESAAASETPAFSETRRGIPAGIWALGFVSMLMDISSEMIYALLPVYMVTALGTSTLAVGVIEGIAEATASITKVFSGALSDWLGKRKLLAVLGYGLAAFTKPIFPLASSLEGLVAARFIDRVGKGIRGAPRDALVADIAPPELRGASFGLRQSLDTVGAFLGPLLAIALMWLMANHFRMVFWIAVIPAFLSVIVLLVAVKEPERPHDVRSIRMPLHHAELGRLGARYWWVVAIATMFTLARFSEAFLILRAQSIGLPLALVPIVLVIMSLAYSLSAYPAGILSDRMDRMMILIIGLALLLVADLVLALASGILGVGAGVVLWGLHMGLTQGLLSTLVADTAPSELRGTAFGMFNLVTGLALLAASLIAGALWDVAGPEGTFLAGAIFAALTILGLLATRDRLRSLRTT; encoded by the coding sequence ATTAGCAATCAGGCGGGAGAGAGCGCAGCCGCGTCGGAGACACCGGCATTTTCCGAAACGCGCCGAGGTATTCCAGCGGGCATTTGGGCACTCGGTTTTGTCTCGATGTTGATGGATATCTCCTCGGAGATGATCTATGCACTTCTTCCCGTCTACATGGTGACAGCGCTCGGAACCTCGACGCTGGCCGTCGGCGTCATAGAGGGTATCGCCGAGGCTACTGCCTCCATCACCAAAGTCTTTTCCGGTGCTCTCAGCGATTGGCTCGGAAAGCGCAAGCTTCTTGCTGTCCTCGGCTATGGCCTCGCGGCCTTCACCAAACCGATCTTTCCACTCGCCTCTTCGCTTGAGGGGCTCGTCGCCGCCCGCTTCATCGATCGGGTTGGAAAGGGCATCCGAGGCGCCCCACGTGACGCTCTAGTTGCCGACATTGCTCCGCCCGAATTGCGCGGCGCGAGCTTCGGCCTGCGTCAATCGCTCGACACTGTCGGCGCTTTTCTCGGTCCGCTTCTCGCCATCGCCCTGATGTGGCTGATGGCGAACCATTTCCGGATGGTGTTCTGGATCGCAGTCATTCCGGCCTTCTTGTCCGTGATCGTCCTGTTGGTTGCCGTCAAGGAGCCGGAGCGGCCACACGACGTCCGCAGCATCCGCATGCCGCTTCATCACGCTGAACTCGGCCGCCTTGGTGCGCGCTATTGGTGGGTAGTGGCGATCGCAACAATGTTCACGCTCGCCCGATTCAGTGAAGCCTTCCTGATCCTGCGTGCCCAGTCGATTGGCCTGCCGCTCGCACTCGTGCCGATCGTGCTGGTGATCATGAGCCTCGCCTATTCACTATCCGCCTATCCGGCGGGAATCCTGTCCGATCGAATGGACCGGATGATGATTCTGATTATCGGTTTGGCTCTGCTCCTCGTCGCCGATCTGGTGCTGGCCCTCGCCTCCGGCATTCTCGGTGTTGGCGCAGGTGTCGTGCTCTGGGGCCTTCATATGGGTCTGACCCAGGGCCTTCTCTCAACGCTTGTCGCCGATACTGCGCCGTCAGAGTTGCGCGGCACAGCGTTCGGCATGTTCAATCTCGTCACTGGTCTGGCGCTACTCGCCGCCAGCTTAATTGCCGGAGCACTCTGGGATGTAGCTGGGCCTGAGGGGACTTTCCTCGCCGGCGCTATTTTTGCAGCGCTGACCATTCTAGGTCTGCTTGCCACCCGTGACCGATTGAGAAGTCTGCGCACCACCTGA
- a CDS encoding metal/formaldehyde-sensitive transcriptional repressor, translating into MSHTVKQKAKLQSRVRRLKGQLEAVERALEAERPCAEVLNLVASIRGAITGLTTELIEDHIREHVVTAHDARARTEGAEELIEVIRTYLK; encoded by the coding sequence ATGAGCCATACAGTCAAGCAGAAAGCCAAACTCCAATCTCGCGTCCGGCGGCTTAAGGGCCAGTTGGAAGCCGTCGAGCGAGCACTCGAAGCGGAACGGCCTTGTGCGGAAGTGTTGAACCTCGTCGCATCGATACGTGGCGCGATCACAGGCCTGACGACTGAACTGATCGAGGATCACATTCGCGAGCACGTCGTTACCGCACATGATGCCCGAGCCCGTACGGAGGGCGCCGAAGAGCTGATCGAAGTCATAAGGACCTATCTCAAATGA